The sequence below is a genomic window from Haematobia irritans isolate KBUSLIRL chromosome 3, ASM5000362v1, whole genome shotgun sequence.
CCCCATCAGGAAGCAACAGTCATAGTGCAGTAATGGGAGGAGCCGGTGTCGGTGGTCTTGGTATGGGTGGTGGAATAACAGTTCCAGCAACACCCACAGGAGCAACGAAGGACAACCGTTACCGTACTCCGAAACCGGAAAAACGCAGAGACTCAACGTCGACCCTTCAAGGTGCTGTGCCGGAAAAAAGAGCCAATTTGGGTAATAATCTCACGACAACCACACCTCCAGTTGCAGTAGTACGTCCAATTACACCAGGTATAGGAGCTGTGCTTAATGCCGCCGCTGGATCAGTGGGAACCCCTGCTGTTGCTtataatctgcaacaaataggcAGTTCGGCCACAACGGCTATTGCTGCCGCGGCTTCTCAGGCAATAGTGGCCACCCAACAAATGCAGCAAGGACGCCGTTCGGCAAGTATGAAAGCCAGTTACGAAGCTATACACGGTGGTGGAGGACCAACTGAGTTCTGGATAAGTCGCGATATATCGAATCCACAAAGTACAGCCTCAGCGTTAGGTTTGGCTGGAACATCTACTGAAAAGACCAAGAAGAAGTATGCCACAAAGTATCCAAAccttaaattacaaaaaatctcCAAATTCTTATATGCGTACTCTTTTGTTTTGTAGGAAACTCACTTCGAGCTTGTCTCATGGTTTGAGTACATCAACTGTATCGGCATCTAGTACACCGGCTTTAAGTCTagcctcatcatcatcatccttgAGCATGGATTCAGTGGAAATGTTGGCTTCATCGGCACCAACATCTTTAAATGTACCTTCCCTGTTACCCACCGGACAACATGTTACGGCATCATCATCCAATACAAACTTGATCGCAGCCAATAGGCAAACGCTCAGTACAACATCATCAACTGCATCCGTATCGACACCATCAACATCGACCGCCCTAACACCCGGATCGAATATAACTCTTAATGAAAATGGAATGGTTGTGGAACAAACACCAGAAGGTGAATGGTCATACGATCCCAATGAACCCAGATATTGTACATGCAATCAGGTATCATATGGTGACATGGTAGCTTGTGACAATGATGCATGTCCCTATGAGTGGTTCCATTATCCATGTGTGGGCATTACACAACCTCCCAAGGGTAAATGGTACTGTCCAAAATGTACTGCTTCCATGCGTCGTAGGGGAAATCGTAAAAATTAAAGGCAACTTGATTAAGTTTCACATACATTATGTGGTTTGTCTATGCTGCTAAGTTATaagtgtatggaaataaaatggaagaAATGAATGCCCAAACCATACCCAAAATAGTTTGTTTCACTTACAAAATGATAGCCTTGACTTATGTGTATTGTATAATTGTAAGAATTTGCCGCTTAGCATATAGAAGGACTGTGATATGGTACCCATGAAAATTAGCTCAAAAACCTAAATGAAATAGGAAcccaaaaattatattgaaaacaacataaaatttttatgtgctTTGGGAAGTAActtcattttgtttttgggacccgtttgcattatgaaaataaaccctaacattttaaatgaaaataaaataaattttttcatcacCCTCATTTTAGCATCTTAAACTCTCATTATGCATCAGATAAAATCTATTAAATCAAAAGAGAGAATTGaccctaattttattttagtgtaACTGAAGCAACATTTTGTTGGAGCTCActtttatgaattaacaattacattttaacccttatattatgttggggtcaGTTGATGACCCATATGGTATTTTTCATCGGTGCATTTCTTACTgttggaatataattaaaagttcttactactcagcatgaattcagtacatgtcaacaatttatgcactgactagtaagaacttttatttatattctaacagtaagaaatgcgctgatgaaaaatacgatgTGGGttatcaaatgaccccaacataatataagggttaaaCAAATTCTGCCAATGACGGGCAAATAGAGCCTGATATTGTCATGACCATCATGTTTAGCCCAATGACAAGAAACTTCCTTTTTAGTGTCGCGCCTTAACGTGGTATTATAATacgtatgaaatatttttgaacacgCAAGACTCTTTGGATCATTCATTAAtctaccaatttcactttttggggATTACAAAGAAgagttttaatttgatttagcaTTAAAAAGCCGCAATAGGGAGAACACAGTTGGCTATAATTTTGGTCTGGCTTTGTTTTTATCCGCAAAATAGAGTACTGAGAGCCATTCATATTgctaattttattgatgtatACAATTCTTCTTTAATTATCTCGGAATTGTACTGTAAACTAAACTTCGCAGCAGTACTAGGCATCTAACCCACAAGGGTGAGTATTACAgctatattctaaagaaatccaTATTTCAGACAAAATGATTATATGGTAGCTacatatataaacaattttgtgcgTACGTAAACTACTTCCATTGTTGAAGAACTAACCTGATTATAAAACATTGTCGTCATCGttaaattgtttgaaattttattctgatCATGATTCTATGGTTGCGAGTATAACAAGTGAAAAACATCTATGCTCAGATATGTTTTTCATAAACAGTTTTTCATACCCCTAACTCTTTCGCATGTCTGAAAATGATGACTTATCAATAATGAAAAGTTTTGATTACATATTGGTCTTCCATGGCATTAATTTGCgaatacataattttttataagctTATCTTTAACCCACACTTACGAATACGCTACCATTTCCAGGCTATATCGAAGCACAGTTCATGCAAATGTAAATATGATTTCCAGTCAACTCAGTGTATTTACTAATTTTGCACAACCCttaattacaacattttttaaagcaataataaaatgaacaaaattaCTGTAATGTATAAAtacttttatttgtcaaaaatacTTATAGTttcaacaattaatttttccatacaaaatttctttaattatacCCATTCCATATCACATATTTACAAACTAAGAGCCTTATTTACATTAACTTGAATAGTATGTACCCTTAAGAGTACAGCAATGCTCTTAGCAAGATTATAATCTGAGGTATTTCGTTCTGATtacaaataatttagaaaatgtttactatttattgtctacattttatgatATCATATTTTCCCACTCTTAATTACAACAATTTTGTTATTGCCTTATTTATGTACATTGTCATACGCTTGCAATTTGCTTTGCTTTAGTCTTCAACCGGTATGTTTAACTTGCGATGTATACACGTCATATCCCAAACTGATAATGTTGTCATAGAATAT
It includes:
- the Ing3 gene encoding inhibitor of growth family, member 3 isoform X2, whose translation is MLYLEDYLEMIEHLPQELRDRFTEMRELDLTVQNNMDSLEKKTRSFFVQCKRGELQDDAADTEFQNLRKEYYKVLEDADEKVTIATQIHELVERYLRRLDSELFKFKCELEADNNGITEILEKRSLEMDGGSAATALLSVAGLSQKENRYYGGLSAAIAPSGSNSHSAVMGGAGVGGLGMGGGITVPATPTGATKDNRYRTPKPEKRRDSTSTLQGAVPEKRANLGNNLTTTTPPVAVVRPITPGIGAVLNAAAGSVGTPAVAYNLQQIGSSATTAIAAAASQAIVATQQMQQGRRSASMKASYEAIHGGGGPTEFWISRDISNPQSTASALGLAGTSTEKTKKKKLTSSLSHGLSTSTVSASSTPALSLASSSSSLSMDSVEMLASSAPTSLNVPSLLPTGQHVTASSSNTNLIAANRQTLSTTSSTASVSTPSTSTALTPGSNITLNENGMVVEQTPEGEWSYDPNEPRYCTCNQVSYGDMVACDNDACPYEWFHYPCVGITQPPKGKWYCPKCTASMRRRGNRKN
- the Ing3 gene encoding inhibitor of growth family, member 3 isoform X1, which produces MLYLEDYLEMIEHLPQELRDRFTEMRELDLTVQNNMDSLEKKTRSFFVQCKRGELQDDAADTEFQNLRKEYYKVLEDADEKVTIATQIHELVERYLRRLDSELFKFKCELEADNNGITEILEKRSLEMDGGSAATALLSVAGLSQKENRYYGGLSAAIAPSGSNSHSAVMGGAGVGGLGMGGGITVPATPTGATKDNRYRTPKPEKRRDSTSTLQGAVPEKRANLGNNLTTTTPPVAVVRPITPGIGAVLNAAAGSVGTPAVAYNLQQIGSSATTAIAAAASQAIVATQQMQQGRRSASMKASYEAIHGGGGPTEFWISRDISNPQSTASALGLAGTSTEKTKKKYATKKLTSSLSHGLSTSTVSASSTPALSLASSSSSLSMDSVEMLASSAPTSLNVPSLLPTGQHVTASSSNTNLIAANRQTLSTTSSTASVSTPSTSTALTPGSNITLNENGMVVEQTPEGEWSYDPNEPRYCTCNQVSYGDMVACDNDACPYEWFHYPCVGITQPPKGKWYCPKCTASMRRRGNRKN